One genomic window of Candidatus Omnitrophota bacterium includes the following:
- a CDS encoding phospho-N-acetylmuramoyl-pentapeptide-transferase translates to MFYHLLYPLHEFFSGFNVFRYISFRAAGASVTAFLLSIVLGPAIIRLLKQAKITQTKAQETRLGLHPAHAAKAGTPTMGGLFMVIALTISVLLWARLDNSYVWMALLATLSLGVLGFIDDWLKWTRQNEKGLQARVKFIGQIVVGLGIGYFLWRDPDIGFLTLPFFKNFILPMGLFYIPFAALVVTGSSNAVNLTDGLDGLAAGCLAMVAGTYGIMSYLVGHIQLSDYLNVIYVARAAELTVFCSALVGTALGFLWYNCHPAHVFMGDTGALALGGAVGVVAVLIQKEILLLLVAGIFVIEAGSVILQVGSYKLRKKKLFLVSPLHQHLLYKKWEEPQVTVRLWIVGFLLAVLGLMTLKLQ, encoded by the coding sequence GTGTTTTATCATTTGCTTTATCCGTTGCATGAGTTCTTTTCAGGTTTCAATGTCTTTCGATATATCAGTTTTCGCGCAGCCGGGGCCAGCGTCACAGCCTTTTTGTTGAGTATTGTTCTGGGGCCTGCGATTATAAGGCTCCTCAAACAAGCCAAGATCACCCAAACCAAGGCCCAAGAAACGCGTCTGGGTCTGCATCCCGCGCATGCGGCCAAGGCCGGGACTCCCACCATGGGCGGACTCTTTATGGTTATTGCGCTCACAATTTCGGTCCTGCTTTGGGCGCGGTTGGACAATAGCTATGTGTGGATGGCGCTCTTGGCGACTCTGAGTTTGGGAGTTTTGGGTTTTATCGATGATTGGCTGAAGTGGACTCGCCAAAACGAAAAAGGCCTTCAGGCCCGGGTGAAATTTATCGGCCAGATTGTGGTGGGCTTGGGTATCGGCTATTTTCTTTGGCGTGATCCGGATATCGGTTTCCTGACCCTTCCCTTCTTCAAAAATTTCATTCTGCCCATGGGCCTTTTCTATATTCCTTTTGCGGCGCTGGTGGTCACGGGCAGTTCCAATGCCGTGAATCTGACGGACGGTCTGGACGGATTGGCTGCCGGGTGCTTGGCCATGGTGGCAGGCACTTACGGGATCATGAGCTATTTGGTCGGGCATATTCAGCTCAGCGATTATCTCAATGTCATTTATGTGGCCCGGGCTGCGGAGCTTACGGTTTTTTGCTCTGCTTTGGTGGGCACGGCTCTGGGCTTTCTTTGGTACAATTGCCATCCGGCCCATGTATTTATGGGGGACACAGGGGCTTTGGCTCTGGGCGGGGCTGTGGGTGTGGTTGCGGTTCTGATTCAAAAAGAGATCCTGCTTTTGCTGGTGGCCGGGATTTTTGTGATCGAGGCAGGATCGGTTATTTTGCAAGTGGGTTCTTATAAGCTCAGAAAGAAAAAATTATTCTTGGTATCTCCTTTGCATCAGCATCTTCTGTACAAGAAATGGGAGGAACCGCAGGTAACCGTGCGTTTATGGATCGTGGGGTTTTTGTTGGCTGTGCTTGGTTTGATGACACTAAAACTGCAATGA